From Caulobacter segnis, a single genomic window includes:
- a CDS encoding acetolactate synthase large subunit: protein MNGADALITTLADNGVTACFANPGTSEMQFVSALDREPRMRSVLCLFEGVATGAADGYGRMAGKPACTLLHLGPGYANGAANLHNARRAYTPIVNVIGDHATYHRGFDAPLNSDIAALAAPNSVWVKSAESADSVGPLTAEAIVASYGAPGGNACLVLPADAAWNAATVKGPVVTPPGFERPDKTAVEAVAKALGFAKKPVLLLGSGACGEVALAAAGRLAAHGVRVLTDTFTARQARGEGRFRPDKLPYFAEQALKDLEGVDLMVLVATQRPVAFFAYPDRPSVLVPEGCSVETLCGREVDAAAALVALADAVGAPAAGAVEALVIPDVPAGRLDPWAIGASVARHMPADTVISDDAVTAGLPIFTQTRAARAHDWLSLTGGAIGQGIPLAIGAAVACPDRKVLALTGDGAGMYTVQGLWTIVREKLDVTVVVFANHAYRILGIELGRTGAGNPGPAASRLLDLGDPRIDWVSVARGMGMTAERAETAEAFDDAFARAMATPGPRLIEAAL, encoded by the coding sequence ATGAACGGCGCGGACGCCCTGATCACGACCCTCGCCGACAACGGCGTCACCGCCTGCTTCGCCAATCCCGGCACCAGCGAGATGCAGTTCGTCTCGGCCCTGGACCGCGAGCCGCGCATGCGCTCGGTCCTGTGCTTGTTCGAGGGCGTGGCGACCGGCGCCGCCGACGGCTATGGCCGCATGGCCGGCAAGCCCGCCTGCACCCTGCTGCACCTGGGTCCCGGCTACGCCAACGGCGCGGCCAACCTGCACAACGCCCGGAGAGCGTACACCCCAATAGTGAACGTGATCGGCGACCACGCCACCTATCACCGGGGCTTCGACGCGCCGCTGAACAGCGACATCGCCGCCCTGGCCGCGCCCAACTCGGTCTGGGTCAAGTCGGCCGAGAGCGCCGACAGCGTCGGCCCCCTGACCGCCGAGGCGATCGTCGCAAGCTATGGCGCGCCCGGCGGCAACGCCTGCCTGGTGCTGCCCGCCGACGCGGCCTGGAACGCGGCGACGGTGAAGGGGCCGGTCGTGACGCCGCCTGGCTTCGAGCGGCCCGACAAGACCGCCGTCGAGGCTGTCGCCAAGGCGTTGGGCTTCGCGAAGAAGCCCGTGCTGCTGCTGGGATCGGGGGCCTGCGGCGAGGTGGCTCTGGCCGCCGCCGGCCGGCTGGCGGCCCATGGCGTCCGCGTGCTGACCGACACGTTCACCGCCCGTCAGGCGCGGGGCGAGGGCCGCTTTCGACCCGACAAGCTGCCCTATTTCGCCGAGCAGGCCCTGAAGGACCTGGAGGGCGTCGACCTGATGGTGCTGGTCGCCACCCAGCGGCCGGTCGCCTTCTTCGCCTATCCCGATCGCCCCAGCGTGCTCGTGCCGGAAGGCTGCTCGGTCGAAACCCTGTGTGGCCGCGAGGTCGACGCGGCTGCCGCCCTCGTCGCCCTGGCCGACGCGGTCGGCGCGCCGGCGGCGGGGGCGGTCGAGGCCCTGGTCATTCCGGACGTCCCGGCTGGCCGCCTGGACCCCTGGGCCATCGGCGCCTCGGTGGCGCGGCACATGCCGGCGGATACGGTGATCTCGGATGACGCGGTGACGGCCGGCCTGCCGATCTTTACCCAGACCCGCGCCGCCCGCGCCCACGACTGGCTGTCCCTGACCGGCGGCGCGATCGGCCAGGGCATCCCGCTGGCGATCGGCGCGGCGGTGGCCTGTCCGGACCGCAAGGTGCTGGCCCTGACCGGCGACGGGGCCGGGATGTACACGGTGCAGGGCCTGTGGACGATCGTCCGCGAAAAGCTGGACGTCACGGTGGTCGTCTTCGCCAACCACGCCTATCGCATCCTCGGCATCGAGCTGGGTCGCACCGGCGCGGGCAATCCGGGACCGGCGGCCTCGCGACTGCTCGACCTGGGCGATCCGCGCATCGATTGGGTCTCGGTGGCCCGGGGCATGGGCATGACGGCCGAGCGCGCCGAGACGGCCGAGGCCTTCGACGACGCCTTCGCCCGCGCCATGGCCACACCCGGCCCGCGCCTGATCGAAGCCGCGCTCTAG
- a CDS encoding GDSL-type esterase/lipase family protein, whose amino-acid sequence MLRRLTLAFALLATAAQAGERYVSMGSSYAAGLGIAPYQEGAPARCTRSTRNYASQLAARRGLTLVDVGCSGARTSAILQPWGELPAQIDAVTADTTLVTVTIGGNDIGLVGGLYGASCRQRGEASCAPATAPTEADYAALKTAMTGLVAAIRERAPKAGSCWSNIRPSCRPRAYAPPRR is encoded by the coding sequence ATGCTGCGCCGCCTGACCCTCGCCTTCGCCCTGCTCGCAACCGCCGCGCAAGCCGGCGAGCGCTATGTCTCGATGGGCAGCTCGTATGCCGCCGGGCTGGGGATCGCGCCGTATCAGGAGGGCGCGCCGGCCCGCTGTACGCGTTCGACGCGGAACTACGCCAGCCAGCTGGCGGCCCGGCGCGGCCTGACCCTGGTCGATGTCGGCTGCAGCGGGGCCAGGACCTCGGCGATCCTCCAGCCGTGGGGCGAGCTCCCGGCCCAGATCGACGCGGTGACGGCCGACACGACGCTGGTCACCGTCACCATCGGCGGCAACGACATCGGCCTGGTCGGCGGCCTCTACGGCGCCTCGTGCCGCCAGCGGGGCGAGGCCAGTTGCGCGCCGGCGACCGCCCCGACCGAGGCGGATTACGCGGCGCTGAAGACCGCCATGACCGGCCTCGTCGCGGCGATCCGCGAACGGGCGCCGAAGGCCGGATCGTGCTGGTCGAATATCCGACCATCCTGCCGCCCCAGGGCGTATGCGCCGCCACGCCGCTGA